One Psychromonas sp. psych-6C06 DNA window includes the following coding sequences:
- a CDS encoding P-II family nitrogen regulator, giving the protein MKMLTAIIKPFKLDEVREAIMDAGIAGVTASEVKGFGRQKGHTELYRGAEYQVDFLPKVKLEIAVKEEDVDRLVEAITQAANTGKVGDGKIFIQPLEQVVRIRTGELDEEAL; this is encoded by the coding sequence ATGAAAATGTTAACCGCAATAATTAAACCATTCAAATTAGATGAAGTGCGTGAAGCAATCATGGATGCAGGCATCGCTGGTGTCACTGCTTCTGAAGTGAAAGGCTTTGGTCGTCAAAAGGGTCACACTGAACTTTATCGTGGTGCAGAGTATCAAGTTGACTTTTTACCAAAAGTAAAACTTGAGATTGCAGTAAAAGAAGAAGACGTTGATCGTTTGGTAGAAGCGATCACGCAAGCTGCAAACACGGGCAAAGTAGGTGACGGTAAAATTTTCATTCAGCCACTTGAGCAAGTAGTACGTATCCGTACTGGTGAACTAGACGAAGAAGCGCTTTAG
- a CDS encoding GspE/PulE family protein, producing the protein MKPQLKKRLGDLLVEEQLVTEAQLGNALKEQRNLGLKLGATLIHLGYISEDQILTFLSRQLNIDIVDLLKVKIDPNAVQLIPEVHARRLRALAIHDNGEVVTLVVSDPADLHSLDVLSTLLKGRTFELMLAREDQLIESFDRVYRRTKEIASFAVKLSEEHGETSAFDVSGLDLGGEGSDATVVKLLQSLFEDAVQVGASDIHIEPDEKVLRIRQRVDGVLQETLLPESGIASALVLRLKLMSQLDISEKRMPQDGRFNINVKGKSIDIRVSTMPIQEGESVVMRLLDQSAGVLSFDEIGIPENLQERLELQLKRPNGLILVTGPTGSGKTTTLYSALNILNAPGSKIITVEDPVEYRLPRVNQVQVNSKIGLDFSTVLRTALRQDPDILLVGEMRDNETMEIGLRGALTGHLVLSTLHTNDAISSTLRLLDMGAPGYLVASALRAVVAQRLIRRLCENCKTSHEPPFEQQVLLEQLTGEPLTQTPFYSAPGCQRCQFTGYRGRIGVFELLELDNAMVSALRLDDTEAFSIAAKNSTYFQPLAIAALDYAKQGITSLEEVFKLVDRFEKVTSASSASNDPKNEPFENELTLAPRDDQTKDYPN; encoded by the coding sequence ATGAAGCCACAACTTAAAAAACGCTTAGGTGATCTGCTCGTCGAGGAGCAACTGGTTACTGAAGCACAGCTTGGCAATGCATTAAAAGAGCAGCGAAATCTTGGGTTGAAACTCGGAGCGACTTTGATTCACTTAGGCTATATCAGTGAAGATCAAATTCTCACTTTTTTATCTCGCCAGCTTAATATTGACATTGTTGACTTGCTCAAAGTAAAAATTGATCCTAATGCAGTACAACTGATTCCTGAGGTCCATGCACGACGTCTTCGTGCCTTAGCCATTCATGATAATGGCGAAGTAGTGACGCTGGTGGTATCTGATCCCGCTGATCTGCATAGCCTTGATGTACTGTCTACTCTTCTAAAAGGCCGTACTTTTGAGCTGATGTTAGCGCGAGAAGACCAGTTAATCGAGTCCTTTGATCGAGTTTATCGCCGTACTAAAGAGATTGCTTCTTTTGCTGTAAAACTGAGCGAAGAACATGGCGAAACTTCTGCTTTTGATGTCAGCGGGTTAGATTTAGGTGGAGAGGGCTCAGATGCAACGGTTGTTAAATTATTACAATCGTTGTTTGAAGATGCTGTGCAAGTGGGCGCGTCTGATATTCATATAGAGCCTGATGAAAAAGTATTACGAATACGACAACGTGTTGATGGTGTGTTGCAAGAAACTTTGTTACCCGAAAGTGGTATTGCGAGTGCCTTAGTATTGCGCTTAAAGTTAATGTCTCAGTTAGATATTTCTGAAAAAAGGATGCCACAAGATGGGCGCTTTAACATTAATGTTAAAGGTAAAAGCATCGATATTCGTGTATCGACCATGCCAATTCAAGAAGGCGAATCAGTGGTTATGCGTCTGCTTGATCAGTCTGCTGGTGTACTCTCCTTTGATGAAATAGGTATTCCTGAGAATTTACAAGAGCGTTTGGAGTTACAACTAAAACGCCCTAATGGCTTGATTTTGGTTACCGGCCCAACGGGGAGTGGTAAAACGACGACACTTTATTCCGCTTTAAATATCCTAAATGCGCCAGGTAGCAAAATTATTACCGTAGAAGACCCTGTCGAATACCGCTTACCGCGTGTGAATCAAGTGCAAGTAAATAGTAAAATAGGGTTAGATTTTTCGACTGTATTACGTACTGCATTACGACAAGATCCAGATATATTATTAGTTGGTGAGATGCGTGATAATGAAACCATGGAGATAGGCCTACGCGGCGCATTAACTGGGCATTTAGTGTTATCAACCTTACATACTAATGATGCGATTAGTAGTACATTACGTCTCTTGGATATGGGGGCTCCTGGCTATTTAGTGGCAAGTGCATTACGTGCAGTCGTCGCACAACGCCTTATTAGGCGTCTTTGTGAAAACTGTAAAACTAGCCATGAACCGCCTTTTGAACAACAAGTTTTATTAGAGCAATTAACCGGTGAACCACTAACTCAAACGCCTTTCTATTCAGCGCCTGGATGTCAGCGATGCCAATTTACTGGCTATCGTGGACGTATCGGCGTGTTTGAGTTACTTGAATTAGACAATGCAATGGTCTCGGCGTTACGCTTAGATGATACTGAAGCGTTTTCCATTGCAGCTAAAAACTCAACCTATTTTCAACCCTTAGCAATTGCTGCACTTGATTATGCTAAGCAGGGTATAACGTCGTTGGAAGAAGTGTTTAAACTAGTAGATCGCTTCGAAAAAGTCACTTCAGCCTCTTCTGCATCTAATGATCCCAAAAACGAACCTTTTGAGAATGAACTAACCCTCGCCCCACGTGATGACCAAACAAAAGATTACCCTAACTAA
- a CDS encoding ammonium transporter — MENTVTELRFALDTFYFLMSGVLVMWMAAGFAMLEAGLVRSKNTTEILTKNIVLYAIACTMFLWVGYNIMYVDNVAGGWLPSFGALIGTQAAGADHALESDFFFQVVFVATAMSIVSGAVAERMKLWSFLIFTVFLTAFIYPMQGYWSWGGGFLSEAGFSDFAGSGIVHMAGAAAALAAVMLLGARKGKYGKDGSVHPIPGSNMPLATLGTFILWMGWFGFNGGSQLLISDAENASAVALIFVNTNASAATGAIAALLVSKLKWGKADLTMILNGALAGLVAITADPLSPSPLFAAGIGAVAGVIVVYSIITFDKLKLDDPVGALSVHGVCGLFGLIVVPLSNEGATIGAQLYGAAVIFGFVFATSWIVWSIIKVTMGIRVTAEEEETGMDLHDCGIEAYPEFKD, encoded by the coding sequence ATGGAAAACACAGTAACAGAATTAAGGTTCGCCCTAGATACCTTCTACTTTTTAATGTCAGGTGTCCTCGTTATGTGGATGGCTGCAGGTTTTGCGATGCTAGAAGCTGGACTTGTTCGCTCTAAAAATACCACTGAAATTTTAACGAAAAATATCGTCCTATATGCTATCGCTTGTACGATGTTTTTATGGGTTGGTTATAACATTATGTATGTTGATAATGTTGCTGGTGGCTGGCTACCGAGCTTTGGTGCATTAATCGGCACACAGGCAGCAGGAGCTGATCATGCATTAGAATCAGATTTCTTCTTCCAAGTGGTATTTGTTGCGACGGCAATGTCAATTGTATCGGGTGCGGTTGCTGAACGTATGAAGTTATGGTCTTTCCTAATCTTCACTGTGTTCCTAACTGCATTTATCTATCCAATGCAAGGTTACTGGTCATGGGGCGGTGGTTTCTTAAGTGAAGCTGGTTTCTCTGATTTTGCTGGCTCAGGTATTGTTCATATGGCAGGTGCAGCTGCGGCACTGGCTGCTGTTATGTTACTTGGGGCACGTAAAGGTAAATATGGTAAAGATGGAAGCGTGCATCCTATTCCAGGTTCAAACATGCCACTTGCAACATTAGGTACATTTATTTTGTGGATGGGATGGTTTGGCTTTAACGGTGGATCTCAACTTCTTATCTCTGACGCAGAAAATGCAAGTGCGGTTGCTCTTATCTTTGTAAATACAAATGCCTCAGCTGCAACAGGTGCAATTGCAGCACTACTTGTGAGCAAACTTAAATGGGGTAAAGCTGATTTAACTATGATTTTAAATGGAGCATTAGCTGGTTTAGTTGCGATTACTGCTGATCCTCTTTCTCCTTCACCGCTATTTGCTGCTGGTATTGGTGCAGTTGCAGGTGTAATTGTTGTTTATAGTATTATCACTTTCGATAAATTAAAGCTTGATGATCCAGTAGGTGCATTATCGGTACACGGTGTATGTGGTTTATTTGGTTTGATAGTTGTTCCTCTTTCAAATGAAGGCGCTACGATTGGTGCGCAGCTATATGGTGCAGCAGTTATCTTTGGCTTTGTGTTTGCAACATCTTGGATTGTTTGGAGCATAATCAAAGTAACAATGGGTATTCGTGTTACTGCTGAAGAAGAAGAAACAGGAATGGATTTACATGACTGTGGTATCGAAGCTTATCCAGAATTTAAAGATTAA
- the lipA gene encoding lipoyl synthase — translation MSNKPSQLTAGKKLRDADKLSHIPIKVIPSDKSTVLKKPAWMKIKLKSDNTRVTEIKQALRKNKLHSVCEEASCPNLNECFNHGTATFMILGEICTRRCPFCDVGHGKPLAVDTEEPKKLAETIKDMKLKYVVITSVDRDDLRDGGAQHFADCIREIRLLSPNIKIEILVPDFRGRMDRALACFEKDVPDVFNHNLETAPHLYKQVRPGADYKWSLQLLKKFKEQHPEVPTKSGLMMGLGETNEQIEQVLVDLHAHGVTMLTLGQYLQPSLNHLAVERYVPPAEFDELGLKARALGFEHAACGPLVRSSYHADLQASGKEVK, via the coding sequence ATGAGTAATAAACCGAGCCAGCTCACTGCAGGTAAAAAACTACGCGATGCCGATAAACTTTCTCACATCCCGATTAAAGTTATTCCATCCGATAAAAGCACTGTATTAAAAAAGCCAGCATGGATGAAAATAAAATTAAAGTCTGACAACACCCGTGTGACTGAAATTAAACAAGCATTACGAAAAAACAAACTACACTCAGTTTGTGAAGAAGCATCCTGTCCAAATTTAAATGAATGCTTTAACCATGGTACCGCGACATTTATGATTTTAGGCGAAATCTGTACACGCCGTTGCCCATTTTGCGATGTTGGACATGGTAAACCACTAGCGGTTGATACCGAAGAGCCAAAGAAGCTAGCTGAAACCATTAAAGATATGAAGCTTAAGTATGTGGTCATCACCTCGGTTGACAGGGATGATCTGCGCGATGGTGGAGCACAACATTTTGCTGATTGTATTCGTGAAATTAGACTATTAAGTCCGAATATAAAAATTGAAATATTAGTGCCAGATTTCAGAGGACGTATGGATAGAGCGCTAGCATGCTTTGAAAAAGATGTACCAGATGTATTTAACCATAACCTTGAAACGGCTCCTCACTTATACAAGCAAGTGCGTCCAGGTGCTGACTACAAATGGTCTTTACAACTGCTTAAAAAATTCAAAGAGCAACACCCAGAAGTACCGACTAAATCCGGTCTAATGATGGGGCTTGGTGAAACTAATGAACAAATTGAGCAAGTTTTAGTAGATTTACATGCTCATGGCGTAACAATGTTAACACTAGGTCAATATTTACAACCTAGCCTTAACCATTTAGCAGTAGAGCGTTACGTACCACCCGCAGAGTTTGATGAATTAGGACTAAAAGCAAGAGCATTAGGCTTTGAGCATGCGGCATGTGGGCCACTGGTACGCTCTTCATACCATGCCGACTTGCAAGCTTCTGGTAAGGAAGTGAAATAA
- a CDS encoding D-alanyl-D-alanine carboxypeptidase family protein, whose product MKKIGLLLITFALSFNVFATPRVIPNAPSIAAKGYLLVDFDSGKVLSENNSEKMLAPASLTKMMTSYIIGQEIKQGNLNLEDKVKISEKAWSKNFPDSSKMFIEVGKEVTVADLNRGIIIQSGNDACVAMAEHIAGSESAFADLMNSWAVQLGMNNTHFVNSHGLHSEEHYTTPTDMAILAKALIADVPEEYRIYSEKSFKFNGIVQYNRNGLLWDKSLNVDGIKTGHTSAAGFSLVSSATKDGMRLISVVMGTKSDSARKVESKKLLNWGFRFFETMTPYKAGEQLATERIWMGSQEMIRLGVAVDTPITLPRGQAKNLQADFVINEELRAPIQKGDVVGQVNYSFADESIASYDLIALETVEEGGLFSRLMDYIKLLFIGWFG is encoded by the coding sequence ATGAAAAAAATAGGCCTATTGCTTATCACTTTCGCACTCAGCTTTAACGTTTTCGCAACGCCACGCGTTATCCCTAATGCACCATCAATCGCAGCCAAAGGTTACCTACTTGTTGACTTTGATTCTGGCAAAGTACTTTCAGAAAATAACAGTGAGAAAATGCTTGCACCGGCGAGTCTCACGAAGATGATGACCAGCTATATCATTGGTCAAGAGATCAAACAGGGAAACCTAAACCTTGAAGATAAAGTAAAAATTTCTGAGAAGGCGTGGTCCAAAAACTTCCCTGATTCTTCGAAAATGTTTATTGAAGTGGGTAAAGAGGTGACTGTAGCGGATCTAAATCGTGGCATTATCATTCAATCGGGAAATGATGCCTGTGTTGCGATGGCAGAGCATATCGCAGGCAGTGAAAGCGCCTTTGCAGACTTAATGAATTCATGGGCAGTACAATTAGGTATGAACAATACCCATTTTGTTAATAGCCACGGTTTACACTCTGAAGAACATTATACAACACCAACAGATATGGCAATTTTAGCGAAAGCATTAATTGCAGACGTGCCTGAAGAGTATCGCATTTACAGTGAAAAATCGTTCAAATTTAACGGTATCGTTCAATATAACCGTAATGGCTTATTATGGGATAAAAGCCTAAATGTAGATGGCATTAAAACCGGTCACACAAGTGCTGCCGGCTTTAGCTTAGTATCTTCAGCGACAAAAGATGGTATGCGCTTGATCAGTGTTGTAATGGGCACTAAATCTGATTCTGCACGTAAAGTTGAGAGTAAAAAATTACTTAACTGGGGCTTCCGTTTCTTTGAAACAATGACACCCTATAAAGCAGGTGAGCAGCTAGCCACTGAGCGAATTTGGATGGGCTCTCAAGAGATGATTCGTTTAGGTGTCGCTGTTGATACCCCAATTACTTTACCGCGTGGTCAAGCTAAAAACTTACAAGCGGATTTTGTTATTAACGAAGAGCTACGTGCGCCAATTCAAAAGGGTGATGTTGTTGGTCAAGTGAATTACTCTTTTGCAGATGAAAGCATTGCAAGTTACGATCTCATTGCGCTAGAAACAGTTGAAGAGGGAGGCTTATTTAGTCGTTTAATGGATTACATAAAATTACTGTTTATCGGTTGGTTTGGCTAA
- a CDS encoding type II secretion system F family protein, which produces MAIYKYVGRDAQGSSVKGEIEANSMDTAADQIMQKGILPSSVKEKKAGGEGLDFSAVFAAKVKPTDLIVFTRQIYSLTKAGIPILRAINGLAESTHSKLLAESLQDVLARMRNGYSLSVAMAAHPRAFSQLYVSLVQVGENTGQLDRIFLQLAEYLEQEIETRKRVKSAMRYPTFVLIALAIAMVILNIYVIPTFANMFAKFHAELPWTTQVLLGTSSFFVNYWHFMLGSLVMTIVGVKFWLNSSKGAYLWDKWKLKIPVVGSVIERSLLARFSRSFSMMLSAGVPLNNALYLIAYAVDNNYLQNKILAMRSGIESGEPLLRTASAAGLFTPLVLQMIAVGEETGQVDELLNEAADFYEREVDYELKNMTAKIEPILISFVAGMVLILALGIFTPMWDMMGAMKGG; this is translated from the coding sequence ATGGCTATTTATAAATATGTTGGGCGTGATGCGCAGGGGAGCTCGGTAAAAGGTGAAATAGAGGCAAACTCTATGGATACCGCTGCGGATCAAATAATGCAAAAAGGTATTTTGCCCAGTTCAGTCAAAGAGAAAAAAGCGGGAGGAGAAGGACTCGATTTCAGCGCTGTATTTGCAGCTAAAGTTAAACCGACTGATTTAATTGTATTTACCCGTCAAATATACTCCTTAACTAAAGCTGGTATTCCCATTTTAAGGGCGATTAATGGCTTAGCAGAGTCTACCCATTCAAAGCTTTTAGCTGAATCTCTACAGGATGTGTTAGCAAGGATGCGCAATGGGTATTCACTTTCTGTAGCCATGGCTGCTCACCCGCGTGCATTCTCGCAGTTATACGTTTCTTTGGTACAAGTGGGTGAAAATACGGGGCAATTAGATCGTATCTTCTTACAGCTCGCCGAGTACTTAGAGCAAGAAATAGAAACTCGTAAACGTGTGAAAAGCGCGATGCGTTATCCAACATTTGTACTGATAGCGCTCGCTATTGCAATGGTCATTTTGAATATTTATGTGATTCCAACCTTTGCCAATATGTTTGCTAAATTTCATGCAGAGCTCCCTTGGACAACGCAAGTTTTACTTGGGACATCCTCCTTTTTTGTTAATTATTGGCACTTCATGCTAGGTAGCTTAGTGATGACAATAGTAGGCGTTAAGTTTTGGCTTAACAGTTCGAAAGGCGCCTATTTATGGGATAAATGGAAGTTAAAAATTCCAGTGGTGGGGAGTGTTATCGAACGATCTCTTCTTGCTCGTTTTTCACGTAGTTTTTCGATGATGTTGAGTGCCGGAGTACCGCTGAATAATGCGCTTTACTTGATTGCCTATGCAGTTGATAATAACTACTTACAAAACAAAATCTTAGCAATGAGAAGTGGTATTGAATCTGGTGAGCCTTTGTTACGAACTGCATCTGCTGCAGGTTTATTTACACCGTTAGTTTTACAGATGATTGCGGTAGGTGAAGAGACGGGGCAAGTCGATGAGTTACTTAATGAGGCTGCTGACTTTTATGAGCGTGAAGTAGATTATGAGCTTAAGAATATGACTGCCAAAATTGAACCGATTTTGATCTCCTTTGTTGCCGGTATGGTGCTTATTTTAGCATTGGGGATCTTTACTCCGATGTGGGACATGATGGGTGCAATGAAAGGTGGCTAA
- a CDS encoding patatin-like phospholipase family protein, with the protein MANIMVRSAVLACFIISCFFSINALARPKVGLVLSGGGAKGAAHIGVLKVLEANNIPIDYIVGTSIGSYIGGWYALGYSPAQIETIMFNTNWDKGYSDFIPRENLLYEDKQLRDKYNITLRLGYSDNTLKMPSGLLLGQSALQLLKLSTDSVGLFESFDDLAIPYRAVATDISSSKAVVLDKGSITQAMKASSTVPGALEPIEIDGKLLVDGGIVNNMPVDVARAMGADVIIAVDIGSPLLDKNQINSTVDVLSQLSNILTITTTNNQKTLLEPKDILIRPDIKELSTTDFSILDVALEKGEIATRESLGRLKVLAVTDKEFEQYRFAIKQKNSQWTQPIFQPIIAIEFDNQSKVDLAIIKKHLSIKIGDVVTKEALDEALNRIYALDRFEYVNAELIDSQAGRTIVVTTKAKSWGPNYLKFGFDWQSDFSNISMFSIDVAYLLTDITDNGGQWKNELSIGWESEIATEFYQPLNQQQTFFSRNRLQFKQEKFAENNFNEEFLRPELRNRFAELRLGLGAYFSDYGVAELGFVAEAGTMHFEHDDYDDLNYDSLGAYLTLGYDTLNSINFPTKGNKVTLDLYFRKDDYFHNQYPYPENLSLQVELDWRGALGIGHHTFVGIASLASVLTDNEFSIHFSELGGFLNLSGYQKDALLGAHKVFGAIVYQYDLGREIPGDTGLPLYLGSSLEMGNVWQLEESVSLDEVVTSASLYLGTDTSFGPAVIGVGYATSFGYYDEDEISVFFSLGKNW; encoded by the coding sequence GTGGCTAATATTATGGTACGTAGCGCCGTACTGGCCTGTTTTATTATTTCCTGCTTTTTTTCAATTAACGCCTTAGCAAGGCCTAAAGTTGGCTTGGTACTTAGTGGAGGCGGAGCTAAAGGCGCGGCTCATATTGGCGTTTTAAAAGTGCTAGAGGCTAACAATATACCGATAGATTATATAGTCGGAACCAGTATTGGATCCTATATAGGTGGATGGTACGCATTAGGTTATAGCCCTGCTCAAATTGAAACTATTATGTTCAATACTAATTGGGATAAAGGCTATTCTGACTTTATTCCTCGTGAAAACTTACTCTATGAAGATAAACAGTTACGCGATAAATATAATATTACACTTCGTTTGGGCTACAGCGATAACACCCTCAAAATGCCTTCAGGTTTATTACTTGGACAGTCTGCACTACAGCTGTTAAAACTTTCCACAGATTCGGTTGGCTTATTTGAAAGCTTTGATGATTTAGCTATTCCCTACCGCGCTGTTGCAACAGATATTAGTAGCTCTAAAGCAGTCGTACTTGATAAAGGTAGTATTACTCAAGCGATGAAAGCCTCATCAACGGTTCCAGGTGCACTAGAGCCGATTGAGATTGATGGCAAGTTATTAGTTGATGGCGGAATTGTTAATAATATGCCAGTTGATGTCGCTAGAGCGATGGGCGCCGATGTGATTATTGCCGTCGATATTGGCTCTCCATTACTCGATAAAAATCAAATAAACAGCACCGTTGATGTATTGAGTCAGCTGTCTAATATATTAACCATCACTACGACAAATAATCAAAAAACCTTACTTGAGCCAAAAGATATCTTAATTCGTCCGGATATTAAGGAACTCAGCACCACTGACTTTTCGATTTTAGATGTGGCGTTAGAAAAAGGTGAAATTGCAACGCGTGAAAGCCTTGGTCGTTTAAAGGTACTTGCTGTCACTGACAAAGAGTTTGAACAATATCGTTTTGCTATAAAACAGAAAAATAGTCAATGGACTCAACCTATATTTCAACCGATTATTGCTATTGAATTTGATAATCAATCTAAAGTTGATCTTGCGATCATTAAAAAACATCTATCAATTAAAATTGGTGATGTGGTCACTAAAGAGGCTCTCGATGAAGCGCTAAATCGAATTTATGCATTAGATCGTTTTGAATATGTTAATGCTGAGTTAATTGACTCACAAGCTGGGCGAACCATTGTCGTGACAACTAAAGCTAAGTCATGGGGGCCTAATTATTTGAAGTTTGGTTTTGATTGGCAGAGCGATTTTTCTAATATCTCTATGTTTTCAATCGACGTAGCTTACTTGTTAACTGATATTACTGATAATGGAGGACAATGGAAAAATGAACTTTCAATTGGCTGGGAAAGTGAAATTGCTACTGAGTTCTATCAACCGTTAAACCAACAGCAAACCTTTTTTTCTCGTAATCGATTACAATTCAAGCAAGAAAAGTTCGCAGAAAATAATTTTAATGAAGAGTTTTTAAGGCCTGAATTGCGTAATAGGTTTGCAGAGTTGCGATTAGGATTAGGTGCTTATTTCAGTGATTATGGTGTTGCTGAGCTCGGGTTTGTTGCTGAAGCTGGTACGATGCATTTTGAACATGATGATTACGATGACCTGAACTATGATTCTCTAGGTGCTTATTTAACATTAGGTTATGACACGTTAAACAGTATTAATTTTCCGACGAAGGGAAATAAAGTAACCCTAGACTTGTACTTCCGTAAAGATGATTACTTTCATAATCAATACCCATATCCAGAAAATTTATCGTTGCAAGTTGAGCTTGATTGGCGTGGTGCTCTCGGGATTGGGCATCATACCTTTGTCGGTATCGCTTCTCTTGCAAGTGTTTTGACTGATAATGAGTTTTCTATTCATTTTTCTGAATTAGGTGGTTTTTTAAACCTCTCTGGCTATCAAAAAGATGCGCTACTTGGCGCCCATAAAGTATTCGGTGCGATTGTTTATCAGTATGACTTAGGCAGAGAAATTCCGGGAGATACCGGCTTACCGCTTTATCTTGGAAGTAGCTTGGAAATGGGTAATGTGTGGCAATTAGAAGAGTCGGTGAGTTTAGATGAAGTGGTTACCTCTGCTAGTCTTTATTTAGGGACAGATACTAGCTTTGGCCCTGCAGTTATTGGCGTCGGTTATGCCACTAGTTTTGGTTATTACGATGAAGATGAAATAAGCGTGTTTTTTTCATTGGGTAAAAATTGGTAA
- the ybeD gene encoding DUF493 family protein YbeD produces MALNTHFDELLEFPCVFAFKVMGVAGPELMAEVIGVIQKHAPGDYAPTVKPSSKGTYHSLSVPVTVKSKAHIETIYTELNKLESVRYIL; encoded by the coding sequence ATGGCACTGAATACTCATTTTGATGAACTATTAGAGTTCCCCTGTGTTTTTGCATTTAAAGTGATGGGAGTTGCTGGCCCTGAGTTAATGGCAGAGGTGATAGGTGTTATTCAAAAACACGCGCCAGGTGATTACGCACCTACCGTAAAACCAAGCTCAAAAGGAACCTATCACTCACTTAGTGTGCCGGTTACCGTCAAATCAAAAGCGCATATTGAGACGATTTATACAGAGCTTAATAAACTTGAATCAGTTCGTTATATTCTATAA
- the lipB gene encoding lipoyl(octanoyl) transferase LipB, with the protein MTELSKQLTLRYLGSQPYLETWQAMSDFTNLRDELSRDEIWVVEHPAVFTQGSAGKAEHLLQQSDIPVVKSDRGGQITYHGPGQLIVYLLIDIRRKAFNVRSLVTMIEQSIITLLNDHQVQAIAKPDAPGVYVNGKKIASLGLKIRRGCSFHGLALNVDMDLSPFLQINPCGYAGLEMTQCKQEGITLGVSELAPLLIEKMNQQLQYSQIESVFHE; encoded by the coding sequence ATGACTGAATTATCCAAACAACTCACACTACGTTATTTAGGAAGCCAGCCCTACCTTGAAACGTGGCAAGCGATGAGTGACTTTACCAACCTTCGTGACGAGCTTAGTCGCGATGAAATATGGGTCGTTGAGCATCCTGCTGTATTTACCCAAGGAAGCGCAGGTAAAGCCGAACACCTATTGCAGCAAAGCGATATCCCCGTAGTCAAAAGTGATAGAGGTGGACAAATCACCTATCATGGCCCCGGACAATTAATTGTTTATCTATTAATTGATATCCGCCGTAAAGCCTTTAATGTGCGAAGCTTAGTAACGATGATTGAACAAAGTATTATTACCCTACTTAATGATCACCAAGTGCAAGCTATTGCAAAACCTGATGCGCCAGGTGTCTATGTTAATGGAAAAAAAATTGCTTCTTTGGGGTTGAAAATACGTCGAGGTTGCTCGTTCCATGGGTTAGCATTAAACGTTGATATGGATCTTTCTCCCTTTTTACAAATTAACCCCTGTGGCTATGCAGGTCTTGAAATGACACAATGCAAACAGGAAGGGATCACCTTAGGCGTCAGCGAGCTTGCCCCATTGTTAATAGAAAAAATGAATCAACAATTACAATATTCACAAATAGAGAGTGTTTTTCATGAGTAA